A genomic segment from Acidobacteriota bacterium encodes:
- the elbB gene encoding isoprenoid biosynthesis glyoxalase ElbB, producing MKKVGVVLSGCGVYDGSEIHEAVLTLLALDRKGFEIVCLAPDAPQADVVDHRTGSAAPESRNILAEAARIARGKVRDLAGARPDELDALVFPGGFGAAKNLCTFAVQGPDCSVNPDVRRLVLGMHAAGKPLCALCIAPALLAKVLGDAGVRVTLTIGNDPGTAEALRKAGALHQDCPADGCVVDEANRVVTTPAYMRAGRISEAADGIDAAISALARLIG from the coding sequence ATGAAGAAAGTCGGCGTGGTACTGTCCGGATGCGGGGTCTACGACGGGTCCGAGATCCACGAGGCCGTCCTGACCCTGCTCGCCCTCGACCGGAAGGGCTTCGAAATCGTCTGCCTGGCGCCGGACGCCCCCCAGGCGGACGTGGTGGACCACCGGACCGGTTCGGCGGCCCCGGAGAGCCGCAACATCCTGGCGGAAGCCGCCCGCATCGCCCGCGGGAAGGTCCGTGACCTCGCCGGCGCCCGCCCGGACGAACTCGACGCCCTGGTCTTCCCCGGGGGCTTCGGGGCGGCCAAGAACCTTTGCACCTTCGCTGTGCAGGGCCCCGACTGCAGCGTCAACCCCGACGTCCGGCGGCTCGTCCTCGGGATGCACGCCGCCGGCAAGCCCCTCTGCGCCCTCTGCATCGCCCCGGCCCTCCTCGCCAAGGTGCTGGGCGACGCGGGTGTCCGGGTGACCCTCACCATCGGCAACGACCCGGGGACGGCGGAAGCCCTCCGCAAGGCCGGCGCCCTGCACCAGGACTGCCCCGCCGACGGGTGCGTGGTGGACGAGGCGAACCGGGTGGTGACGACGCCGGCCTACATGAGGGCCGGGCGGATTTCCGAGGCCGCGGACGGGATCGACGCCGCGATTTCCGCTCTCGCGCGGCTGATCGGGTGA
- a CDS encoding LOG family protein, which yields MSPQPGRPGEAALPAPEGPRSVTVFGSSLPGNGMPEYQTAYRIGYLLGAAGWTVVNGGYGGTMEASARGARDAGGRTVGVTVTRFRATGPNPYLDTVIEEPDLFARLSRLIRLGEWYVVLPGSTGTLVELALVWEFLNKGFSPRKTVLADRCWSPLRQALPPEAETGRWLETGAAAPPEGSLCFCADLPDAVEAVLSRRGFPGSTL from the coding sequence GTGAGCCCGCAACCCGGCCGTCCGGGGGAGGCGGCCCTTCCCGCGCCGGAAGGCCCCCGGTCGGTGACGGTTTTCGGCAGCTCGCTCCCCGGCAACGGGATGCCGGAGTACCAGACGGCCTACCGCATCGGGTACCTCCTGGGTGCCGCCGGCTGGACCGTGGTGAACGGCGGTTACGGCGGCACCATGGAAGCATCCGCCCGGGGCGCCCGGGACGCCGGCGGACGGACCGTCGGGGTCACCGTGACCCGGTTCAGGGCCACCGGTCCCAACCCCTACCTGGACACCGTCATCGAGGAACCGGACCTCTTTGCGCGACTTTCGCGGCTCATCCGCCTCGGGGAGTGGTACGTGGTCCTTCCCGGAAGCACGGGCACCCTCGTGGAACTCGCCCTGGTCTGGGAATTCCTCAACAAGGGGTTTTCTCCGCGAAAAACCGTCCTGGCCGACCGGTGCTGGTCGCCCCTTCGGCAGGCCCTCCCGCCCGAAGCCGAGACGGGGCGCTGGCTGGAGACGGGCGCCGCCGCACCTCCCGAGGGCTCGCTCTGCTTCTGCGCCGACCTCCCCGACGCGGTGGAGGCTGTCCTCTCCCGCCGGGGATTCCCCGGCTCCACGTTATGA
- a CDS encoding class I SAM-dependent methyltransferase — translation MPGDTRLLNRYIDELFRWNRRLRLTGFRDPAGFRRELLETTRAAAEGVAAYPWATGVDIGSGNGVVAVVLAARFPERRVVALEPNGKKCTFLRHVRRLLALDSLEVVPGRLEQYEAPDHGDRLLWALRATEISGGPLEAALKKRPGSFFLCFHGAGTPADLLMRQRFASWAREGSFPVAGTESPNALETGQKAVLCRVPA, via the coding sequence ATGCCGGGTGACACCCGTCTTCTGAACCGGTACATCGACGAACTGTTCCGCTGGAACCGCCGGCTGAGGCTCACCGGGTTTCGCGACCCGGCGGGTTTCCGGCGGGAACTGCTGGAAACCACCCGGGCCGCCGCGGAAGGGGTGGCGGCCTACCCGTGGGCCACGGGCGTGGACATCGGCTCGGGAAACGGGGTGGTGGCCGTCGTGCTGGCCGCCCGGTTCCCGGAGCGGCGCGTGGTGGCCCTGGAACCGAACGGGAAAAAGTGCACCTTCCTCCGTCACGTGCGGCGGCTTCTGGCGCTGGACTCCCTGGAGGTCGTCCCCGGGCGGCTCGAGCAGTACGAGGCGCCGGACCACGGCGACCGCCTGCTCTGGGCGCTCCGGGCCACCGAGATTTCCGGCGGGCCGCTGGAAGCCGCCCTGAAGAAGCGCCCCGGGTCCTTCTTCCTCTGCTTCCACGGGGCAGGGACCCCGGCGGACCTCCTGATGCGGCAACGGTTCGCTTCCTGGGCCCGGGAGGGGTCCTTCCCGGTGGCCGGCACGGAGTCGCCCAACGCTCTCGAAACGGGGCAAAAGGCCGTTCTGTGCCGGGTCCCGGCGTGA
- the tatC gene encoding twin-arginine translocase subunit TatC, translating into MAEANNELRKMTLLEHLQELRSCLLYSVIAVAVAFGVTFAFNDWIYGQLALPLLRHLPKGSTLVFLRLQEPFTVSLKVAFCFAVFLSAPVIIYQLWRFISPGLYQKERRWFVPFVFFSSLLFLAGCTFAYRVAFPAACSFLIGVGRPYNPQISMDEYFDFAMMVILGMGAVFQMPIIVSFLAMMKILTPRFMIKTLRHAILIIFILAAIISPTTDVVNLFIFAAPMILLYLVSVILCWLITRRRARHAG; encoded by the coding sequence ATGGCGGAAGCGAACAACGAACTGCGGAAGATGACCCTTCTCGAGCACCTGCAGGAACTGCGGTCCTGCCTGCTGTACTCCGTGATCGCCGTGGCCGTGGCCTTCGGCGTGACCTTCGCCTTCAACGACTGGATCTACGGGCAGCTGGCCCTTCCCCTTCTCCGGCACCTCCCCAAAGGGTCCACCCTGGTGTTCCTCCGGCTCCAGGAACCCTTCACCGTCTCCCTCAAGGTGGCGTTCTGCTTCGCCGTTTTTCTCAGCGCCCCCGTCATCATCTACCAGCTCTGGCGCTTCATCTCCCCCGGACTGTACCAGAAGGAGAGGCGCTGGTTCGTCCCCTTCGTGTTCTTCTCGTCCCTCCTGTTCCTCGCCGGGTGCACCTTCGCCTACCGGGTCGCCTTCCCCGCCGCCTGCAGCTTCCTCATCGGGGTGGGACGGCCGTACAACCCCCAGATCAGCATGGACGAGTACTTCGACTTCGCCATGATGGTCATCCTGGGGATGGGGGCCGTCTTCCAGATGCCCATCATCGTCTCCTTCCTGGCGATGATGAAGATCCTCACGCCCCGGTTCATGATCAAGACCCTCCGCCACGCCATCCTCATCATCTTCATCCTGGCGGCCATCATCTCCCCCACCACCGACGTGGTGAACCTCTTCATCTTCGCCGCCCCGATGATCCTGCTCTACCTGGTCAGCGTCATCCTGTGCTGGCTCATCACCCGTCGCCGGGCCCGCCATGCCGGGTGA
- a CDS encoding twin-arginine translocase TatA/TatE family subunit — translation MNLGLPELMAIFLVALLLFGPRKLPEIGKTLGRVMGEFKRATNDIKNTLEEEVEAEKAQERFQAEGEGAAVPGQGTPPPADPPGPDMGRNLGG, via the coding sequence ATGAACCTCGGACTGCCTGAACTGATGGCGATTTTCCTGGTCGCCCTTCTCCTGTTCGGCCCCCGGAAACTTCCCGAGATCGGGAAGACCCTGGGCCGGGTCATGGGGGAGTTCAAGCGCGCCACGAACGACATCAAGAACACCCTCGAGGAGGAAGTCGAGGCGGAGAAGGCCCAGGAACGTTTCCAGGCGGAAGGCGAGGGGGCGGCCGTCCCCGGGCAGGGCACGCCCCCCCCCGCCGACCCGCCGGGACCGGACATGGGGCGAAACCTCGGCGGATGA
- the scpA gene encoding methylmalonyl-CoA mutase encodes MSPIPDFQNIPFEPVVTPSTIDAWKARAEREAGKPLEELAWRTMEQVSVRPLYTPADLAAAEHLPYTAGIPPFLRGPYATMYVVRPWTIRQYAGFSTAEESNAFYRRNLAAGQKGLSIAFDLATHRGYDSDHPRVEGDVGKAGVAVDSILDMKILFDGIPLDRMSVSMTMNGAVLPVMAFYILAAEEQGVKPEQLAGTIQNDILKEFMVRNTYIYPPDPSMRIIADIFAYTSRKMPKFNSISISGYHMQEAGASADLELAYTLADGVEYVRTGIKAGIDIDAFAPRLSFFWGIGMNYFMEVAKMRAARVLWAKLIKGFNPKDPKSMALRTHSQTSGWSLTEQDPYNNVARTVIEAMAAALGHTQSLHTNSLDEAIALPTDFSARIARNTQIYLQTETGICQVIDPWGGSFYVESLTDALLKRSWGHIREVESLGGMARAIATGLPKMRIEESAARKQAHIDSGSETIVGVNRYRLDKEKPIPILEVDNTAVRQAQIRRLEKLRAERNEADVRQALDALVRCAGSGEGNLLELSVNAARARASLGEISSALETVFGRHQAVIRSISGVYASEFGNPAEVETVRRRADEFEQREGRRPRILVAKMGQDGHDRGAKVVATAYADLGFDVDIGPLFQTPEEAARMAVENDVHVVGMSSLAAGHKTLLPQLAGWLRQLGREDILVVVGGVIPSQDYDYLRDHGAAAIFGPGTVITVAAGKILDLLENR; translated from the coding sequence ATGAGCCCCATCCCCGACTTTCAGAACATACCCTTCGAACCGGTCGTCACCCCGTCCACCATCGACGCGTGGAAGGCCCGCGCCGAGCGGGAGGCGGGGAAGCCGCTCGAGGAACTCGCCTGGCGAACCATGGAGCAGGTGAGCGTCCGGCCGCTCTACACCCCGGCCGACCTCGCCGCCGCGGAGCACCTCCCCTACACCGCCGGGATCCCCCCTTTCCTCCGAGGGCCTTACGCCACCATGTACGTGGTCCGACCCTGGACCATCCGCCAGTACGCGGGTTTCTCCACGGCGGAGGAGAGCAATGCCTTCTACCGCCGGAACCTCGCCGCCGGGCAGAAAGGGCTCTCCATCGCGTTCGACCTGGCCACCCACCGCGGGTACGATTCGGACCACCCCCGGGTCGAGGGCGACGTGGGCAAGGCCGGCGTGGCCGTGGACTCCATCCTGGACATGAAGATCCTCTTCGACGGCATCCCCCTGGACCGGATGTCGGTGTCCATGACCATGAACGGGGCCGTCCTGCCCGTCATGGCTTTCTACATCCTCGCCGCGGAGGAGCAGGGCGTCAAGCCGGAGCAGCTGGCGGGGACCATCCAGAACGACATCCTGAAGGAATTCATGGTGCGCAACACCTACATCTACCCGCCCGACCCCTCCATGCGCATCATCGCCGACATCTTCGCCTACACCTCCCGGAAGATGCCCAAGTTCAACAGTATCAGCATATCCGGATATCACATGCAGGAGGCCGGCGCGTCGGCGGACCTCGAGCTGGCCTACACCCTGGCGGACGGCGTGGAGTACGTCCGCACCGGGATCAAGGCCGGGATCGACATCGACGCCTTCGCCCCGCGGCTGTCCTTCTTCTGGGGCATCGGGATGAACTACTTCATGGAAGTGGCCAAGATGCGCGCCGCCCGGGTGCTGTGGGCCAAGCTCATCAAGGGCTTCAACCCGAAGGACCCCAAGTCCATGGCCCTGCGGACCCACTCCCAGACCTCCGGCTGGAGCCTGACGGAACAGGACCCCTACAACAACGTCGCGCGCACCGTCATCGAGGCCATGGCCGCCGCCCTGGGTCACACGCAGTCCCTCCACACCAACTCCCTGGACGAGGCCATCGCCCTCCCCACCGACTTTTCGGCCCGGATCGCCCGCAACACGCAGATCTACCTCCAGACCGAGACCGGGATCTGCCAGGTCATCGACCCCTGGGGGGGTTCCTTCTACGTGGAGTCGCTGACCGACGCCCTCCTCAAGCGCTCCTGGGGCCACATCCGGGAGGTCGAGTCCCTCGGCGGGATGGCCCGGGCCATCGCCACCGGGCTCCCCAAGATGCGCATCGAGGAGTCGGCCGCGCGCAAGCAGGCCCACATCGACTCGGGCAGCGAGACCATCGTCGGCGTCAACCGCTACCGCCTGGACAAGGAGAAACCCATCCCCATCCTGGAAGTGGACAACACCGCCGTCCGGCAGGCCCAGATCCGACGCCTCGAGAAGCTGCGCGCCGAACGGAACGAGGCCGACGTCCGGCAGGCCCTGGACGCCCTCGTCCGCTGCGCGGGGTCCGGAGAGGGCAACCTGTTGGAGCTTTCCGTGAACGCCGCCAGGGCGAGGGCTTCCCTCGGGGAGATCTCCTCGGCCCTCGAAACCGTCTTCGGCCGTCACCAGGCCGTCATCAGGAGCATATCGGGCGTGTACGCATCGGAATTCGGAAACCCGGCGGAAGTGGAGACCGTTCGTCGGCGCGCCGACGAATTTGAACAGCGGGAGGGCCGTCGGCCCCGCATCCTCGTCGCCAAGATGGGGCAGGACGGGCACGACCGCGGCGCAAAGGTCGTGGCCACCGCCTATGCCGACCTCGGCTTCGACGTGGACATCGGCCCCCTCTTCCAGACCCCCGAGGAAGCGGCCCGCATGGCCGTGGAGAACGACGTCCACGTCGTGGGGATGTCCTCGCTGGCCGCCGGTCACAAGACCCTGCTGCCCCAGCTGGCGGGGTGGTTGCGGCAACTCGGCCGGGAGGACATCCTGGTGGTGGTGGGCGGAGTGATCCCCTCCCAGGATTACGACTACCTGCGGGATCACGGTGCCGCGGCCATCTTCGGCCCCGGGACCGTCATCACCGTGGCGGCGGGAAAAATCCTGGACCTCCTGGAAAACCGGTGA
- a CDS encoding acyl-CoA mutase large subunit family protein yields MNNEKPDHATPGVEDRLDLAADFTPPGYEDWKKEATALLKDAPFDRKMFTPTYEGITLRPIYNAEDLQGSPVPGSFPGAPPYVRGTRPAGFVADPWAVSPLTCLPDPETINAALRQGLDNGETAVNLCLARHGGEGGNRPLQTVSEWLRALDGCDLGRTPVFIQSGGEAGAAAAMLAALAAKKGLPGDRLAGAVECDPLGDLAAAGRLEGSLSARYDTLADLAAWAAAAFPRLRTVAVRADRWQEAGANAVQEVAFAAATGTEYLREMTGRGLGVNEAAGSIRFTFAVGPQFFLEIAKLRAARLVWSNVVLASGGGEAAARMVAHARVADWNLSRLDPHTNILRATTEAFSAVAGGADSLDTGLFDAPARTPGAFSRRLSRNIQVILAEEARMAQVIDPAGGSWYVEALTLELAGKAWELFRQIERRGGMGAALREGYPQAETEAVYRKRVENVDRRKDTLLGVNMYPNLDETPLRDEDGEPWGPGPGSAAGPAIQDAVAGAGPLDAPPPAGPDRVRAAVAAAAAGADLAALTRRFFPDKGDPVAVTPVRPRRLAEGFETLRQAADAWREKTGRRPFVFLANMGPGAQHRARADFSAGFFQAGGFDVINPKGFPTPEEAAKAAVDSGAPVAVLCSTDDTYPALVTPFVEAARAVRPDLFIVLAGYPEAQVDAHREAGVDEFIHLRANCRAVLETIMKRTGVLS; encoded by the coding sequence ATGAACAACGAAAAACCTGACCACGCGACACCCGGGGTCGAGGACAGGCTCGACCTGGCCGCGGATTTCACCCCCCCCGGGTATGAGGACTGGAAGAAGGAGGCGACCGCCCTCCTCAAGGACGCGCCCTTCGACCGGAAGATGTTCACGCCGACCTACGAGGGCATCACCCTCAGGCCCATCTACAACGCCGAGGACCTCCAGGGCAGCCCGGTTCCCGGGTCCTTCCCCGGGGCCCCCCCCTATGTCAGGGGGACCCGCCCGGCCGGCTTCGTGGCCGACCCCTGGGCGGTCAGCCCCCTGACCTGCCTGCCCGACCCCGAGACCATCAACGCCGCCCTCCGCCAGGGCCTCGACAACGGCGAGACCGCTGTCAATCTCTGCCTCGCCCGGCACGGCGGGGAGGGAGGAAACCGGCCTCTGCAAACCGTGTCGGAGTGGCTGCGAGCCCTGGACGGCTGCGATCTCGGGCGAACGCCCGTTTTTATCCAGTCCGGCGGGGAGGCCGGTGCCGCCGCCGCGATGCTGGCCGCCCTGGCCGCGAAGAAGGGTTTGCCCGGGGACCGGCTGGCGGGCGCCGTCGAGTGCGACCCGCTGGGCGATTTGGCCGCGGCCGGCCGCCTGGAGGGAAGCCTCTCCGCCCGCTATGACACGTTGGCGGACCTGGCGGCGTGGGCCGCCGCAGCCTTCCCTCGCCTGAGGACGGTGGCCGTCCGCGCGGACCGGTGGCAGGAGGCCGGCGCTAACGCCGTCCAGGAGGTGGCCTTCGCCGCCGCCACCGGGACGGAGTACCTCCGCGAGATGACGGGGCGGGGCCTGGGGGTCAACGAGGCCGCCGGCTCCATCCGCTTCACTTTCGCCGTGGGGCCCCAGTTCTTCCTGGAGATCGCCAAGCTCCGGGCCGCCCGCCTCGTGTGGTCCAACGTCGTGCTGGCCTCCGGCGGCGGCGAGGCGGCCGCCCGGATGGTGGCCCACGCCCGGGTCGCCGACTGGAACCTCTCCCGGCTCGACCCTCACACCAACATCCTCCGGGCGACCACGGAAGCCTTCAGTGCCGTGGCCGGCGGCGCCGACAGCCTGGACACGGGTCTCTTCGACGCGCCGGCGCGGACGCCGGGGGCGTTCTCCCGGCGCCTCTCCCGGAACATCCAGGTCATCCTCGCGGAGGAAGCCCGGATGGCCCAGGTCATCGACCCCGCCGGCGGGTCCTGGTACGTGGAGGCCCTGACCCTGGAACTGGCCGGGAAAGCCTGGGAGCTTTTCCGCCAGATCGAGCGCCGGGGCGGGATGGGTGCGGCCCTTCGGGAAGGGTACCCCCAGGCCGAGACGGAAGCCGTTTACCGCAAACGGGTGGAGAACGTCGACCGGCGAAAGGACACCCTCCTGGGCGTCAACATGTACCCCAACCTCGACGAGACCCCCCTCCGGGACGAGGACGGGGAACCCTGGGGCCCCGGTCCCGGTTCGGCCGCCGGCCCGGCGATTCAAGACGCCGTCGCGGGAGCCGGCCCCCTGGACGCCCCGCCCCCCGCCGGGCCCGACAGGGTCCGTGCCGCCGTCGCGGCCGCCGCAGCGGGGGCCGACCTCGCCGCCCTCACCCGGCGGTTCTTCCCCGACAAGGGTGACCCCGTCGCCGTCACCCCCGTCCGGCCGCGCCGGCTCGCCGAGGGTTTTGAAACGCTCCGGCAGGCCGCCGATGCCTGGCGTGAAAAGACCGGGCGGCGCCCGTTCGTGTTCCTGGCCAACATGGGGCCGGGCGCCCAGCACCGGGCCCGGGCCGATTTTTCCGCGGGCTTTTTCCAGGCGGGCGGGTTCGACGTCATCAACCCAAAGGGCTTCCCGACGCCCGAAGAGGCCGCCAAGGCCGCCGTGGACTCCGGGGCGCCCGTCGCGGTCCTCTGTTCAACCGACGACACCTACCCCGCGCTGGTGACGCCTTTCGTCGAAGCCGCCCGGGCGGTGCGGCCCGACCTCTTCATCGTGCTGGCCGGGTACCCCGAGGCCCAGGTCGACGCGCACCGCGAGGCGGGCGTGGACGAGTTCATCCACCTTCGCGCCAACTGCCGCGCGGTGCTCGAAACCATCATGAAACGGACAGGAGTGTTGTCATGA
- the hcp gene encoding hydroxylamine reductase, with the protein MHMFCYQCQETGENKGCLYFGACGKTDETANLQDLLIYLLKGIALCARPAMAAGEVPRAEAVFASRSLFSTVTNTNFDSERFQAMIREGLALRDSLRERFTVDVPAGLEDLVTWQADGTAQLLRKSTAIDIRDTKDPDIRSLAELSTYGLKGAAAYAIHAAALGREDDGLWCDLLRILARLAEEKNEEALQEIALDTGRYMTRAMAVLDEANAAAYGEPGAVPIPLGVRGRPGILITGHDLKDLEELLEQTEGTGVDVYTHCEMWEAHAYPAFRKHAHLAGNYGNAWWMQDIEFEAFNGPILVTSNCITPVPDAYRHRIFTTGPAGYPGVVHIPEAPEGQPKDFSAIVALAKTCPPPKALEQGTVTGGFSHRFVAKHLDTVLGAIRSGAIRKFVVMGGCDGRDQRRKRFTDAALAMPDDTIILTAGCAKFRFIKQVRKEVAGLPQVLDAGQCNDCYSLVRIALALKDALGIADVNDLPIDFDLAWYDQKAVGIVLALAALGFRNVRMGPSLPAYLLTDAGKRFREKYGISG; encoded by the coding sequence ATGCACATGTTCTGTTACCAGTGCCAGGAGACGGGGGAGAACAAGGGGTGCCTGTACTTCGGCGCCTGCGGGAAGACCGACGAGACGGCCAACCTGCAGGACCTGCTGATTTACCTGCTCAAGGGGATCGCCCTCTGCGCCCGGCCCGCCATGGCCGCCGGCGAGGTGCCCCGGGCGGAGGCGGTCTTCGCCTCCCGGTCGCTCTTCTCGACCGTGACCAACACCAACTTCGATTCCGAGCGCTTCCAGGCCATGATTCGAGAAGGGCTGGCCCTGCGGGACAGCCTCCGGGAGCGGTTCACCGTGGACGTCCCGGCCGGGCTGGAGGACCTGGTGACCTGGCAGGCCGACGGGACGGCGCAGCTTCTGCGCAAGTCCACCGCCATCGACATCCGTGACACCAAGGACCCGGACATCCGCTCGCTGGCCGAACTGTCCACCTACGGGCTGAAGGGGGCCGCCGCCTATGCCATCCACGCCGCGGCGCTGGGTCGCGAGGACGACGGCCTCTGGTGCGACCTGCTCCGCATCCTGGCCCGCCTGGCCGAGGAGAAGAACGAGGAGGCCCTCCAGGAGATCGCCCTCGACACCGGTCGCTACATGACCCGGGCCATGGCCGTCCTGGACGAGGCCAACGCCGCGGCCTACGGCGAGCCCGGCGCGGTGCCCATCCCCCTGGGCGTGCGGGGGCGGCCGGGCATCCTGATCACGGGCCACGACCTGAAGGACCTGGAGGAGCTGCTGGAACAGACCGAGGGAACGGGCGTGGACGTCTACACGCACTGCGAGATGTGGGAGGCCCACGCCTACCCGGCCTTCCGGAAGCACGCCCACCTGGCCGGGAACTACGGCAACGCCTGGTGGATGCAGGACATCGAGTTCGAGGCCTTCAACGGGCCGATCCTGGTCACGTCCAACTGCATCACGCCGGTCCCGGACGCGTACCGCCACCGGATCTTCACCACCGGTCCCGCGGGCTACCCCGGCGTGGTCCACATCCCCGAGGCCCCGGAAGGCCAGCCCAAGGACTTCTCGGCGATCGTCGCCCTGGCGAAGACCTGCCCGCCGCCGAAAGCCTTGGAACAGGGCACCGTGACGGGCGGTTTTTCTCACCGCTTCGTGGCCAAGCACCTGGACACGGTCCTGGGCGCCATCCGGTCGGGGGCGATCCGAAAGTTCGTGGTGATGGGGGGGTGCGACGGGCGCGACCAGCGGCGCAAGCGTTTCACCGACGCCGCCCTCGCCATGCCCGACGACACGATCATCCTCACGGCCGGGTGCGCCAAGTTCAGATTCATCAAGCAGGTGAGAAAGGAGGTCGCCGGCCTTCCCCAGGTGCTGGACGCGGGGCAGTGCAACGACTGCTACTCGCTGGTGCGCATCGCCCTGGCCCTCAAGGACGCCCTGGGGATCGCCGACGTGAACGACCTCCCGATCGACTTCGACCTGGCCTGGTACGACCAGAAGGCCGTGGGCATCGTGCTGGCCCTGGCGGCGCTGGGGTTCCGGAACGTGCGCATGGGGCCCTCCCTGCCCGCCTACCTCCTCACCGACGCCGGGAAGCGTTTCCGGGAGAAGTACGGCATCTCCGGGTGA
- a CDS encoding sel1 repeat family protein, producing MNNRKSRGLPLFITCLIGFAFAPASIKAKTLDDPMELAIAACRKGDFKEAVRLLRPEAEKGSANAQYCLGDLLYRGEGVRKDPAEAARWFRKAAEQNDSRAQFMLSMMLDSGEGVERNAPESLTWLRKSAEQGLPEAQFAMGRTCESGEGVDRDPKEAAKWYLKAAEQGHVDAQANLAVCYLEGTGVDKDCEQAKKWLAKAAAQGDAITEYNLGKLHFLGNCGGKNLKEAQYWFQRAAEKGHTAAQYDYGVCCERGYGREIDFSEAVQWYRKAAGQGHEAAQFNLSGMLMEGKGVEKNEKEAFSWCMKSAEAGYTPAMCRLGYMYHEGCGVQADQAAAVRWYQKAADKGDATAMNNLGLMYEAGEGVSQDKQKAMVLYKKAYHLGLKDAIHRVMKLLKEGVKDPEEN from the coding sequence TTGAATAATAGAAAGTCAAGAGGGTTGCCTCTGTTTATTACCTGTTTGATCGGTTTTGCTTTTGCTCCCGCCTCAATCAAAGCAAAAACTCTCGACGACCCCATGGAGCTGGCGATCGCTGCCTGCAGGAAAGGGGATTTCAAGGAAGCGGTGCGCCTGCTTCGCCCGGAGGCCGAGAAGGGGAGTGCGAATGCGCAGTACTGTCTGGGAGATCTTCTTTATCGCGGCGAGGGTGTGCGGAAAGACCCGGCGGAAGCGGCGCGGTGGTTCCGGAAGGCCGCCGAGCAGAATGATTCACGCGCGCAGTTCATGCTGTCCATGATGCTGGATTCCGGCGAGGGAGTCGAACGAAACGCGCCGGAATCCTTGACCTGGCTTCGGAAATCGGCCGAGCAAGGCCTCCCGGAAGCCCAATTCGCCATGGGGCGAACCTGTGAGTCGGGGGAAGGCGTTGACCGTGATCCGAAAGAAGCGGCCAAATGGTATCTCAAGGCGGCTGAGCAGGGTCATGTGGACGCGCAGGCAAATCTCGCGGTCTGTTACCTGGAGGGGACGGGTGTCGATAAAGACTGTGAGCAAGCAAAGAAATGGTTGGCAAAGGCCGCGGCTCAAGGGGATGCGATCACGGAGTACAACCTGGGGAAACTGCACTTTTTAGGCAATTGTGGGGGGAAAAATCTGAAAGAGGCCCAGTACTGGTTTCAACGAGCGGCCGAGAAGGGCCACACGGCTGCGCAGTACGATTACGGAGTCTGTTGCGAAAGAGGCTACGGCCGGGAAATCGATTTTTCCGAGGCGGTTCAATGGTATCGAAAGGCGGCCGGGCAAGGGCATGAAGCCGCCCAGTTCAATTTGAGCGGGATGTTGATGGAAGGAAAAGGAGTGGAAAAAAACGAAAAGGAAGCCTTTTCCTGGTGCATGAAATCCGCCGAGGCCGGTTACACACCCGCCATGTGTCGGCTGGGATATATGTATCATGAGGGCTGTGGAGTCCAGGCCGACCAAGCCGCCGCCGTCCGGTGGTACCAGAAGGCCGCCGACAAGGGCGACGCTACGGCCATGAACAATCTCGGCCTGATGTACGAGGCCGGGGAAGGCGTTTCTCAAGACAAGCAGAAAGCCATGGTTTTATATAAGAAAGCATATCACTTGGGCCTGAAGGACGCCATCCATCGAGTGATGAAGCTCCTCAAGGAAGGCGTTAAAGATCCTGAGGAAAATTGA
- a CDS encoding CDP-alcohol phosphatidyltransferase family protein, with protein sequence MSRGLATLPNAVTLVRVAAIPFVLNALSAGNDTALAAWVAVMALSDFLDGFLARLLRSQSDVGKVLDPAADKVCVFFLAAAIWVQRGFPTWALALLVGKDVLIAAGGLLLNRKAKVPITPNFWGKAALAVELWAFVTYAFRLDWMKTDTLAVLAFFVVVSALVYAKVFWDVVRGRKTVPEIVAGYSAYGFSRERTRRARLTNAFILFLCGALLARFVWLILTPP encoded by the coding sequence ATGAGCCGGGGGCTCGCGACGCTCCCCAACGCCGTCACCCTGGTGCGGGTGGCGGCCATCCCCTTCGTGCTGAACGCCCTGTCCGCCGGCAACGACACCGCCCTCGCCGCCTGGGTCGCCGTCATGGCCCTGAGCGACTTCCTGGACGGCTTCCTCGCCCGCCTCCTCCGTTCCCAGTCCGACGTCGGGAAGGTCCTGGACCCGGCCGCCGACAAGGTCTGCGTCTTCTTCCTCGCCGCGGCCATCTGGGTGCAGCGCGGTTTCCCCACCTGGGCGCTGGCCCTGCTGGTGGGGAAGGACGTCCTCATCGCGGCCGGGGGGCTGCTCCTGAACCGAAAGGCGAAGGTCCCCATCACCCCCAACTTCTGGGGAAAAGCCGCCCTGGCCGTGGAACTCTGGGCCTTCGTGACCTACGCGTTCCGACTGGACTGGATGAAGACCGACACCCTTGCGGTGCTGGCCTTCTTCGTCGTCGTGTCCGCCCTGGTGTACGCGAAAGTCTTCTGGGACGTGGTCCGCGGGCGAAAGACGGTCCCCGAGATCGTGGCGGGCTACTCCGCCTACGGCTTCAGCCGGGAGCGGACCCGACGCGCCCGCCTCACCAACGCCTTCATCCTTTTTTTGTGCGGTGCCCTTCTCGCCCGCTTCGTTTGGTTGATCCTCACCCCCCCCTGA